The Streptomyces rubrogriseus genomic sequence CGCAGCGCTTTCGCACCGAGGGCGGGACGAAGGGGCACGGCCTGGGGCTGACGATCGCGCTGGGGCAGGCCGAGGTGCTCGGGGCGCGGCTGGAGTTCACCAATCCGCCGGACGGCGGTGCGCTGGCCCGGCTGACGCTGCCTCAGCAGCCCTGACCACGGCGTCTTCCCCGATGGCTCAGTGCGGCGGGCGGGGCCTGCGGTGCGCTCCTAATGTGGCGGTTAGTCACCTGAAGACCCGTTCGCTCCCGGGAGGTACTCCCATGTCGCCACTGTCCGCACCGGCCTCGCGTTCACCCCTGGTCCGCGGCCTCGCCACCGTCCTCGCGGCCGGCGCGCTCGCCACCGCCGTCGCCGTCACGCCCGCAGCCGCGAACGACGCGTGGGGCGGCGACACCGGTTCCACGTCCGCCGTCACCGGCGGTGGAAACCGGGGAGGAGACGGGGGAGGAAACGGCGGCGAAGCGTGGGGCGGGAGCGACGGCCGCCAGGAGCAGGGCCGCTACCGGGGTGTCGTGACGGCCGACCGGCTCGCGCTGCGCACCTCGCCGAGCCGTGGTGCGGACGTCATCCGGTACGCCCACCGCGGCGAGGTCGTCTCCATCTACTGCAAGACGCCCGGCTCCAGGGTGCAGGGCAACCCGCTGTGGTACCTCCTCACGGACGGCACCTGGGCCTGGGGCGCGGCCCGGTACATCGACAACATCGGCCCCGCGCCGCGCTGGTGCTGAGCCGGACGCCGCGCACACCGCACCATTTGGGTAAGTTCCGGACATGACCAAGGCCGGAACCGGAACCGGGATCACCGTGGCACAGGCGGACACCCCCGCTCCCGTCGCCCGGCTCCCCCGGCGCCGGGGCATCGAACTCGCGCTCATCCTCATGGCCGTCCTGCTGTCGGTCTTCGGCTACTGCAACGTCGGCCTCGCCCAGCACGACGCCCTTCCCCCCGGCGCCGCCGGTTACGGCGCCGGGCTCGGGGTGCTCGCGTTCCTCGCCCACCTGGCGGTACGGCTGCGCGCCCCGTACGCCGATCCGCTGCTGCTGCCCATCGGGGTGCTGCTCAACGGCCTCGGCCTGGTGCTGATCTACCGGCTCGACCTGGAGACGCCGGGCGACCGGGCGGCCCCGACCCAGCTGGTCTGGTCGACGCTGGGTGTCGCGCTGTTCATCGTGGTCGTCCTGCTGCTGCGCGACCACCGGGTCCTGCAGCGCTACGCCTACGTGTGCGTCGCGGCGGCGCTCGCCCTGCTCACCGTGCCGATCTTCTTCCCGGCGGTGAACGGCGCCCGCATCTGGATCCGGATCGAGGGCTTCTCCATCCAGCCCGGGGAGTTCGCCAAGGTGCTGCTCGCGGTGTTCTTCGCCGCCTACCTGGCCGCCAACCGCAGCGCGCTGGCCTACGCGGGCCGCCGGGTGTGGCGGCTGCAACTGCCCACCGGCCGGGTGCTCGGCCCCATCCTGGCGGTGTGGCTGGTCAGCGTCGGCGTCCTGGTCCTGGAGCGGGACCTGGGCACCTCGCTCCTCTTCTTCGGCCTGTTCGTGGTCCTGCTCTACGTCGCCACCGGCCGCACCGGCTGGATCGCCGTCGGGCTGCTGCTGGCCTCGCTGGGCGCGGTCGCCGTGGGCTGGCTGGAGCCGCACGTGCACGGCAGGGTGGAGGACTGGCTGCACCCCTTCGCGTCCATCGAGGCGGGCCACGGCCCGAACCAGCTGGCCCAGTCCCTCTTCGCCTTCGCGGCGGGCGGGGTGACGGGCACCGGTCTCGGCCTCGGCCACTCGGTCCTGATCGGCTTCGCCGTCAAGTCGGACTTCATCCTGGCGACGGCCGGTGAGGAGCTGGGCTTCCTCGGCCTGAGTGCCGTCTTCCTGCTGTACGGGCTGCTGGTGGAGCGCGGCTACCGGGCGGGGCTCGGCGCCCGCGACCCCTTCGGCCGGCTGCTCGCGGTCGGACTCTCCTCGATCGTCGCGCTCCAGGTGTTCGTCATCGCGGGCGGCGTGACCGGGCTGATCCCGCTGACCGGCATGGCGATGCCGTTCCTGGCGCAGGGCGGGTCCTCGGTCGTCACCAACTGGGCGATCGTGGCGCTGCTGATCCGGGTCAGCCACGCGGCCCGCAGCCAGGCCGGCGGGCGGGCGGAGCCGTGAGCGGGGAGCGCCTGCGGTGACCCGGAACATCCGGCACGCCGCCGTCTTCTGCGCCCTGCTGCTGGTCGCCCTGGTGGTCAACGCGGCCCGGGTGCAGATCGTCCAGAAGCCGGAGTACGACGACAACCCGGCCAACCGCCGCCCCGACATCGCCCGCTACCAGCAGCCGCGCGGCGACATCCTGGTCGGCGGCAGGGCGGTCACCGGCTCCCGGGACACCGGTGAGCACCTGCGCTTCGAACGGACCTACGCCGACGGGCCGATGTACGCGCCGATCACCGGCTTCGCCTCCCAGGCGTACGGGACGACGCTGCTCGAGCACGCCGAGGACGGCCTGCTGTCCGGCGCCGACCCGATGCTCGCGCCGCTGCCGCTGTGGAACGACGTGACGGGGGCCCACAACCCGGGCGGCGACGTGGTGACGACGATCGACGGGGCCGCGCAGCGGGCCGCCTTCGAGGGGCTCGGCGGGCGCAAGGGCGCGGTGGCCGCGATCGAGCCCGCCACGGGTCGCGTCCTGGCCCTGGTCTCCACCCCCTCCTACGACCCGCAGCTGCTCGCCGGCAACAGCGCTGCCGCCACCCGCACCTGGAACCGGCTGAACGCCGACCCCGACAAGCCGATGCTCAACCGGGCGGTGAGCCGGACCTATCCGCCGGGTTCGACGTTCAAGGTGGTCACCGCGGCGGCGGCGCTGGACGCGGGCGTGATCCGGGACCTGGACGCCCCGACCCGCTCCCCCGACCCGTACACCCTGCCCGGGACCCGGACGAAGCTCACGAACGAGGCCGACGGGTGCCGGAACGCCTCGCTGCGGGAGGCGTTCGAGTGGTCCTGCAACACGGTGTTCGCCAAGCTCGGCGTGGACGTGGGCGTGCGCGGCATGACGGCGATGGCGGAGGCGTTCGGCTTCAACGACGACGGGCTGCGGGTCCCCTTCCCCGTCGCGCGGAGCACCTTCGACACCAGCGTGGACCGGGCGCAGCTCGGCCTGTCGTCGATCGGCCAGTACAACACCCGGGCGACGCCGCTGCAGATGGCGACGGTGGCGGCGGCGGTGGCGGGCGGTGGCCAGGTGCGCTCGCCGTACCTGGTGGAGCGGACGCTGCGGGCGGGCGGCAGCCTGGTGGCGGCGGCCGGGTCACGGCCCTCCCGCGAGGTGATGCGCCCCTCGACGGCGGCGCTGCTCAAGGAGCTGATGACCGGCGTGGTGGACAAGGGCACCGGCGCGAAGGCGGCGATCCCGGGCGCCACCGTCGGCGGCAAGACCGGCACCGCCCAGCACGGCGTCGGCAACTCGGGCACGCCGTACGCGTGGTTCATCTCCTGGGCGCGGGGCGCCGGGGACATCGAGCCGAAGGTCGCGGTCGCGGTGGTGGTCGAGGGCTCGGCGGCGGACCGGGAGGGGATCAGCGGGGGTGGGCTGGCGGCGCCGATCGCGCGGGCGGTGATGGAGGCGGTGCTCGGGGGATGAGACGGGGGTACCGCCCGCCGAAGCTCCCGACCTAACGTTCGGTACATGACTGAAGACGCCGTGTACGAACTCGCCCAGGTCAACATCGCCCGCCTCAAGGCCCCGCTGGACTCACCGCAGTTGAAGGACTTCGTGGACGCCCTCGATCCGGTGAACGCCGCGGCCGACGCGGCGGACGGCTTCGTGTGGCGGCTGCAGAGCGAGGGCGGGGACGCCACCGACATCCCGGTCTTCGGGGACTCCTGGCTGATCGTCAACCTGACCACGTGGCGGGACGCGGACGCCCTGACGGCGTTCATGTACCAGGGGCGGCACCGGGAGATGCTGGCCCGGCGGCGCGAGTGGTTCGAGCGGCTCGCGGAGGCCGTCACCACCCTGTGGTGGGTGCCGGCCGGCCACCGTCCGACGGTCGCGGAGGCCGAGTCCCGACTGCTCCACCTGCGCACCCACGGTCCCACGCCGTACGCCTTCACCCTGCGGACGTCCTACCCGGCCGGGGCGTCGGAGCCGGTCCCGGGCGAGGTGCCGCAGGGGCTGGGCTGCTCGGTCTGAGGACCTGAACACCTCTCACTTCTTTACTCGCGGTCAACAAGTTCCGCGCAGGGGATTGACGAGCTTACTGACACGCAGTCTCATAAGACGGAGCAAGCTGGAGTGACCGCGGGTAACACGATCCGTTCGACGAGGTGGGACACAGCCATGACGACCCTGACGGAAGCCGACGCGCTCGAGGGCCTGCGCGACGCGCTCGGCCTGCTCAAGGACCGGGAGCAGGTGGCCGAACGGCTGCTCGACTCGTCCGCCAAGCACTCCTTCGACCCGGACAAGGAGCTGGACTGGGACGCGCCGTTCGAGGACGGCAAGTGGTTCTGGCCGCCGGAGCTGGTGTCGCTGTACGACACGCCGATGTGGCAGCGGATGAGCGAGGAGCAGCGCATCGCCCTCTCCCAGCACGAGGCCGCCGCGCTCGCCTCGCTCGGCATCTGGTTCGAGCTGATCCTGATGCAGCTCCTGGTCCGGCACATCTACGACAAGGCCGCGACGAGCGCCCACGTGCGCTACGCGCTGACCGAGATCGAGGACGAGTGCCGGCACTCGAAGATGTTCGCCCGGCTGATATCGCGCGGGCAGACCCCGTGGTACCCGGTGAGCCCGGTCCACCAGCACCTGGGGCGCCTGTTCAAGACGATCTCCACCACGCCCGGCTCCTTCACCGCCACGCTGCTCGGCGAGGAGGTCCTGGACTGGATGCAGC encodes the following:
- a CDS encoding AurF N-oxygenase family protein → MTTLTEADALEGLRDALGLLKDREQVAERLLDSSAKHSFDPDKELDWDAPFEDGKWFWPPELVSLYDTPMWQRMSEEQRIALSQHEAAALASLGIWFELILMQLLVRHIYDKAATSAHVRYALTEIEDECRHSKMFARLISRGQTPWYPVSPVHQHLGRLFKTISTTPGSFTATLLGEEVLDWMQRLTFPDERVQPLIRGVTRIHVVEEARHVRYAREELRRQMVTAPKWSQEFTRVTSGEFARVFSKAFINPEVYTNVGLDKREALAQVRASGHRKEIMQTGAKRLTDFLDDIGVLRGAGRKLWRSSGLLA
- a CDS encoding penicillin-binding transpeptidase domain-containing protein, translating into MTRNIRHAAVFCALLLVALVVNAARVQIVQKPEYDDNPANRRPDIARYQQPRGDILVGGRAVTGSRDTGEHLRFERTYADGPMYAPITGFASQAYGTTLLEHAEDGLLSGADPMLAPLPLWNDVTGAHNPGGDVVTTIDGAAQRAAFEGLGGRKGAVAAIEPATGRVLALVSTPSYDPQLLAGNSAAATRTWNRLNADPDKPMLNRAVSRTYPPGSTFKVVTAAAALDAGVIRDLDAPTRSPDPYTLPGTRTKLTNEADGCRNASLREAFEWSCNTVFAKLGVDVGVRGMTAMAEAFGFNDDGLRVPFPVARSTFDTSVDRAQLGLSSIGQYNTRATPLQMATVAAAVAGGGQVRSPYLVERTLRAGGSLVAAAGSRPSREVMRPSTAALLKELMTGVVDKGTGAKAAIPGATVGGKTGTAQHGVGNSGTPYAWFISWARGAGDIEPKVAVAVVVEGSAADREGISGGGLAAPIARAVMEAVLGG
- a CDS encoding FtsW/RodA/SpoVE family cell cycle protein, giving the protein MTKAGTGTGITVAQADTPAPVARLPRRRGIELALILMAVLLSVFGYCNVGLAQHDALPPGAAGYGAGLGVLAFLAHLAVRLRAPYADPLLLPIGVLLNGLGLVLIYRLDLETPGDRAAPTQLVWSTLGVALFIVVVLLLRDHRVLQRYAYVCVAAALALLTVPIFFPAVNGARIWIRIEGFSIQPGEFAKVLLAVFFAAYLAANRSALAYAGRRVWRLQLPTGRVLGPILAVWLVSVGVLVLERDLGTSLLFFGLFVVLLYVATGRTGWIAVGLLLASLGAVAVGWLEPHVHGRVEDWLHPFASIEAGHGPNQLAQSLFAFAAGGVTGTGLGLGHSVLIGFAVKSDFILATAGEELGFLGLSAVFLLYGLLVERGYRAGLGARDPFGRLLAVGLSSIVALQVFVIAGGVTGLIPLTGMAMPFLAQGGSSVVTNWAIVALLIRVSHAARSQAGGRAEP
- a CDS encoding DUF3291 domain-containing protein; its protein translation is MTEDAVYELAQVNIARLKAPLDSPQLKDFVDALDPVNAAADAADGFVWRLQSEGGDATDIPVFGDSWLIVNLTTWRDADALTAFMYQGRHREMLARRREWFERLAEAVTTLWWVPAGHRPTVAEAESRLLHLRTHGPTPYAFTLRTSYPAGASEPVPGEVPQGLGCSV
- a CDS encoding SH3 domain-containing protein; the protein is MSPLSAPASRSPLVRGLATVLAAGALATAVAVTPAAANDAWGGDTGSTSAVTGGGNRGGDGGGNGGEAWGGSDGRQEQGRYRGVVTADRLALRTSPSRGADVIRYAHRGEVVSIYCKTPGSRVQGNPLWYLLTDGTWAWGAARYIDNIGPAPRWC